In the genome of Magnolia sinica isolate HGM2019 chromosome 2, MsV1, whole genome shotgun sequence, one region contains:
- the LOC131230110 gene encoding pre-mRNA-processing-splicing factor 8A-like → MQVEVALRDLILSDYAKKNNINTSALTQSEIRDIILGAEITPPSQQRQQITEIEKHAKEASQLITVTTRTTIVHRHELIVTTTSPYDQAAFGSKTDWRV, encoded by the exons ATGCAGGTTGAGGTTGCTCTGAGAGATCTTATACTCTCAGATTATGCCAAGAAGAATAATATAAACACCTCGGCACTGACACAGTCTGAAATTCGTGATATAATACTGGGGGCTGAGATAACTCCACCTTCACAACAGAGGCAACAGATTACGGAGATTGAGAAGCAT GCGAAAGAAGCAAGCCAACTTATAACAGTCACAACAAGGACAACAATTGTGCACAGGCACGAACTCATTGTCACCACAACAAGCCCCTATGATCAAGCAGCATTTGGTTCTAAAACTGATTGGCGTGTGTGA